The genomic interval ATCGGGATCGGGCTGTTGAGTGATGCCCGGTTCGATCCCCAGGGCATGGTCGAGTTTTTCGGCATCATGGGTCAGCTCTCGGGCAGTTCCGGGCTTGGTGGGATCGAGTACTTGCGTACCCATCCACTCAGCAATAATCGTGTCGCGGAAGCGATTAACCGGGCCAATAGCTTGCCCGCAGGTGCCAACCAGGTGGACGATTTTTTGTTGTTCAAGGATTTTCTGCAATACCTGAGTAGTGATCACTTACCGCTGCAGGGTAGCGAATATCTGCGTGCGCTGGCCTCGATTCAGGCCGCCGAGTATCAGCGTGCCGATAAGATGCTGGGTGAGTTATACCGTGGCGATAGTGAAAACATCTGGTACGGCATCGCTTATGCAGAAAACCTGGAACAGCTGGGGCGCGAGGCCGACGCGGAGCTGGTGTATCGGCGCTTGCTCGATATCTTCCCCGGGGACTACGTGCTTTCGCTGCGCCTGGTACGCTTGCTCAAGATGGTCGGCCAAAATCAGGCCGCGCTGTTGATTGCAAGGCGGCTCGAAAACAGGTTTTCTCAAGAGCAGCAGGTTTATTTCGAGTTATCGGAAATTTACCGGGCGCTGCAACAACCTGCTCTGCGTATGATGGCCGAGGCAGAATTTCATCGAATTACAGGTAATCCGCAACAGGCAGTAAAACTCTACGATCAGGTACTTAAGTTACCCGAGACAGATCTCGCTACCGAATCAAAGGCTCGCGAAAAGCGCCTGCTGCTGTTAGAAAAATAACAATCGACCCTCGCAGAAATAAAGCTTTAGCCGCGGCTGCCGATAAGTATTCTGTAACCAGAATATTGTTATCAGCAGGCACCCGGCATGAAAAGAAGAACCCTATTGAAAGCGAGCCTTCAGCTAGGCGTTGGCGCAATGCTGTTTCCGGGGGTCGCGCTGAGCGCTTATCCCACCAGGGCCTTTCTGGCCAAGCAGATACCGGACGCACTGCGCGAAGCTTTCGGTACGGCTGATATCGGCGAGAGCGACAAGATAGAAATAGAAGCGCCGCATATCGCCAGCGATGCGAACATGGTTCCGGTCAGAATCAGATCCGGGTTTGAGAATACCGAGTCAATCTCGCTCGTGGTTACGGGAAACGAACCACCCTTTACCGCCTATTTCAAAATTTACCAGGCGCAAAGTTTTGTATCGACTCGAGTGAGGATGGCCGCTACCAGTGATCTGCTGGTCATTGTCAAGGCCGATGGGATTCTGCACACCAACAAGCGACCGGTTCGCGTCAGCCGTAACGGCTGTGGAGAGTAGCCATGGCCAGGACCCTGAAAATCCGCGCACACGAGATTGATGGACAGGTAGTCGTCAAAAGCGTGATCAACCATCCCATGGAAACCGGGCAGCGCAAGATAAAGAAAACCGGGAGAAAGATACCTGCTCACTTTATCAAGGAAGTCGTCGTCAGCCGCAACCGGAAGATTGTCATGGAAGCTTTCTGGGGTAAGTCGATTTCGAGGAATCCATATCTTTCTTTTCAGATTCCGGGCCGTAAGGGTGACACGATTACCATCTCCTGGCTCGACAACCGCGGCAATTCCGATACCGCCAGCGCCAACGTCCGCTAACCGATTCGTTATTCCGGGCAAGCACGTCACACAATCATAACGCTTGAATAACCAGTCTCTGGTCGGGACCCACCCCCGAAAGAACGCCGCAAAAGGCGCTTCCAACCAGCGCGAACGCCGGTTGGTCCATCCATGGAATCGCTTGGAGCGCGGCGTCCCTGCCGCGCTACACTTTTGCGGCGTTCTTTCGGGGGTGGATCCCTGAAATAATCTGGGTTTTGGTAGTGGAAGTTGTTAGAATCCGCGGACTTTTTCAGGAGCAATCAACAAGTGTTGATCAACTTCCAGGCACTCGGTTGTCGGCTTAACGAAGCCGAGCTCGAAACCTGGGCCAGCGAATTCTTGCAGCGCGGACACCAGGTGACCACCGATGCCGCGGAAGCCGACGTGGTCGTGTTCAACTCCTGTGCCGTTACCGCGCAGGCGGACCGGAAATCACGCCAGCAGATCGGACGTTTGCAGCGTAACAATCCGAAGGCCAGCCTCGTGGTTACGGGCTGTCATGCCAGCCTCAATCCCGACGCGGTCAAACGCTACCTAGGCGTTGACCTTGTCGTCGATAATCAGCAAAAAGAGCAACTGGTGGAAACCACGCTGGCTCTGGTTGGTAACCGTAGCGTCAACGATATGCTACATGAACCGTTAGTTGATCAATCGCTGAATGCATTGCTGGTGCGAGGTCGTCACCGTGGATTTATCAAGATTCAGGACGGCTGTCGCTATCGCTGTACTTATTGTATCGTCACGATTGCCAGGGGTGCCGAGCGCAGTCGTTGCGAGGCAGAGATTCTGGCCGAGATAAACAGCTTGCATCGACAGGGCGTGCAGGAAATTGCGCTGACCGGCGTGCATGTTGGCGGTTACGGCAGCGATATCGGCTCCAGCCTGTATCGCTTGCTAAGCGAGATTCTCGAGCATAGCCAGATTCCCCGAATTCGGCTGGCCTCGGTCGAACCCTGGGACCTGCCTGATCATTTCTTCGATTTATTCCAGGATTCGCGTTTGATGCCGCACATGCACCTGCCCATTCAAAGTGGTAGCGACACGGTTTTACGTCGGATGGCGCGGCGCTGTAAGACCAATGAGTTTGCGCGCCTGGTGGATAGGGCACGAGAGGCAATTCCGTTATTTAATGTAACTACGGACCTGATCACCGGATTTCCAGGCGAGACCGAGCAGGAATGGCGCGAGACCATGGATTTCGTTACCAAGACAGGGTTCGGGCACATTCATATTTTCCCCTTTTCGGCACGTGCTGGAACCAGGGCAGCCAGTTTGCCGGGGCAGGTCGATGGAACCATTAAAAAGGCACGCAGTCGCGAGATGCATGCGCTGGCGGCAAGGTTGAAGCGGCAGGAACTGGAGCGTCATATTGGTACCAGGGCTGAGGTGCTTTGGGAACAGCAGATTAACCATAGTCTCGGTCAGTGGATTGGTTACACGCCGCATTACCACAAGGTCACGTCGATGAATGCGCAAATTTCCGCGGCCGAAATTAGTGCAGTGAGCATCGATACCGTTTCCGATGATGGATCGATGCTCGTAAACGAAGGATACCGGACACAGGTTATGGTCGACGATATCGGGCAACATGACGCGCGAATTTAAATCGTCGAAATGTTTCATTCTGCAATTGCAAAGCAGTACACGCGAATTTACCGACGAAATGTTTACTGCCGATTACTGGCAACATCAACCGGGTTACCAGGTTATCAGTGCCGGGGGGCGTGGTGGAAGCTGCCTGATCGAGATCGATGGCAGGGAAGCTGTCCTGCGCCGTTATC from Gammaproteobacteria bacterium carries:
- a CDS encoding M48 family metalloprotease; protein product: MLLCFRLLRNLGLMACIGISLLLNSQVSYANSELPSLGENAPFNIDRETKLGRSVYEKLLANGLIETNPLLDHYINDFGFRLLAGVDNRAREYRFFIVRDDSVNAFALPGGYIGVNRGLIALARTQHQLASVLAHEIAHVRLMHGINMMEKAGEISNATILTMLAGLLVGSVDSQAGSALLFGGAAAGQQAMINYTRENEYEADRIGIGLLSDARFDPQGMVEFFGIMGQLSGSSGLGGIEYLRTHPLSNNRVAEAINRANSLPAGANQVDDFLLFKDFLQYLSSDHLPLQGSEYLRALASIQAAEYQRADKMLGELYRGDSENIWYGIAYAENLEQLGREADAELVYRRLLDIFPGDYVLSLRLVRLLKMVGQNQAALLIARRLENRFSQEQQVYFELSEIYRALQQPALRMMAEAEFHRITGNPQQAVKLYDQVLKLPETDLATESKAREKRLLLLEK
- a CDS encoding thiosulfate oxidation carrier protein SoxY, whose product is MKRRTLLKASLQLGVGAMLFPGVALSAYPTRAFLAKQIPDALREAFGTADIGESDKIEIEAPHIASDANMVPVRIRSGFENTESISLVVTGNEPPFTAYFKIYQAQSFVSTRVRMAATSDLLVIVKADGILHTNKRPVRVSRNGCGE
- the soxZ gene encoding thiosulfate oxidation carrier complex protein SoxZ codes for the protein MARTLKIRAHEIDGQVVVKSVINHPMETGQRKIKKTGRKIPAHFIKEVVVSRNRKIVMEAFWGKSISRNPYLSFQIPGRKGDTITISWLDNRGNSDTASANVR
- the mtaB gene encoding tRNA (N(6)-L-threonylcarbamoyladenosine(37)-C(2))-methylthiotransferase MtaB — translated: MLINFQALGCRLNEAELETWASEFLQRGHQVTTDAAEADVVVFNSCAVTAQADRKSRQQIGRLQRNNPKASLVVTGCHASLNPDAVKRYLGVDLVVDNQQKEQLVETTLALVGNRSVNDMLHEPLVDQSLNALLVRGRHRGFIKIQDGCRYRCTYCIVTIARGAERSRCEAEILAEINSLHRQGVQEIALTGVHVGGYGSDIGSSLYRLLSEILEHSQIPRIRLASVEPWDLPDHFFDLFQDSRLMPHMHLPIQSGSDTVLRRMARRCKTNEFARLVDRAREAIPLFNVTTDLITGFPGETEQEWRETMDFVTKTGFGHIHIFPFSARAGTRAASLPGQVDGTIKKARSREMHALAARLKRQELERHIGTRAEVLWEQQINHSLGQWIGYTPHYHKVTSMNAQISAAEISAVSIDTVSDDGSMLVNEGYRTQVMVDDIGQHDARI